Proteins encoded together in one Meles meles chromosome 7, mMelMel3.1 paternal haplotype, whole genome shotgun sequence window:
- the LOC123946815 gene encoding olfactory receptor 6C6-like, which yields MRNHSMQKGFILLGLTDDPELQVVIFLFLFFTYLLSVTGNLTIIILTLLDSHLKTPMYFFLRNFSFLEILFTTVCIPRFLVSLVTKDRTISYISCMTQLFFFIFLGVTEFYLLAAMSYDRYVAICRPLHYTTIMNNKVCYQLVLSSWVTGFLIIFPPIILGLKLEFCASNVIDHFICDSSPILQISCSDTHFLELMSFFLAVVTLMVTLMLVLLSYGYIIKTILKFPSAQQRTKAFSTCSSHMIVVSISYGSCIFMYIKPSANDRVTLSKGVAVLNTSVAPLLNPFIYTLRNQQVKQAFKDRVQKVLFASNK from the coding sequence ATGAGGAATCATTCAATGCAGAAAGGGTTTATTCTTTTGGGTCTGACAGATGACCCTGAATTGCAGGTTGtaattttcctctttctattttttaccTACTTGTTGAGTGTGACAGGAAACTTAACCATCATCATTCTCACTCTGCTGGATTCCCACCTGAAGacacccatgtatttcttcctaaGGAATTTCTCCTTTTTAGAAATCTTGTTCACAACTGTTTGTATTCCACGGTTCCTGGTGAGCCTTGTGACAAAGGACAGAACTATTTCCTATATAAGTTGTATgactcagttgtttttttttatctttttgggaGTAACTGAATTTTATCTTCTGGCGGCTATGTCCTATGACCGTTATGTGGCTATATGTAGACCTCTCCACTATACCACCATCATGAACAACAAAGTTTGCTACCAACTTGTACTCAGCTCTTGGGTAACTGGATTCCTGATCATCTTTCCTCCAATCATCTTGGGACTCAAGTTGGAATTCTGTGCTTCCAATGTCATTGATCATTTCATTTGTGATTCTTCTCCCATCCTGCAGATCTCTTGTTCAGATACACATTTCCTAGagctaatgtcctttttcttggCTGTGGTGACACTAATGGTCACATTGATGTTAGTGCTTCTCTCCTATGGCTACATTATCAAGACAATTCTCAAATTcccttctgctcagcaaaggactAAAGCCTTTTCTACCTGTTCCTCCCATATGATTGTAGTTTCCATCTCTTATGGTAGCTGCATCTTCATGTATATAAAACCATCAGCAAATGACAGAGTGACTTTAAGCAAAGGAGTAGCTGTGCTCAATACCTCTGTTGCCCCTTTATTGAATCCCTTCATTTATACACTAAGGAACCAGCAAGTGAAACAGGCCTTTAAGGACAGGGTCcaaaaagttttatttgcttcaaacaaatga